A section of the Rhizobium sp. Pop5 genome encodes:
- a CDS encoding FAD-binding oxidoreductase, producing MAVDFRFIVIGRGMMGAAAARHLSSMADGIALIGPREPEERKAHHGVFASHYDEARITRTFDANLAWGTFAARALGRYREIEAESGISFYSEVGCLYVGPGKAEQDFFRNAIAVSRTLGSYIEAIAPADLGRRFPYLAVDADFSGYFERKRAGHINPRALVRAQARLAERGGVSLIEETVTSVRDAGSHVEVTAGGRNYRTERVLVAAGGFSNFHTLLPRPVDTRVVGRTVAFYEMGEREMAIFGNMPSTIVFGDREEDHIYILPPVRYPDGKTYLKLGGDTEALSFRKLEDAGAWFRSDGSAAERDHLSRIALQLMPELAGCSVTSGPCVANFTATGYPYAGFTQSPRIGVLTGGNFVAAKSSDELGRLGAVLLTGGRLGDEDFGRELTPVFA from the coding sequence ATGGCAGTCGATTTCAGGTTCATCGTCATCGGGCGCGGCATGATGGGGGCGGCTGCCGCGCGGCATCTCTCCTCGATGGCCGACGGCATCGCGCTGATCGGCCCGCGCGAGCCGGAGGAACGCAAGGCCCATCACGGCGTCTTTGCCAGCCACTATGACGAAGCGCGCATTACCCGCACCTTCGATGCCAATCTGGCCTGGGGAACCTTCGCCGCCCGCGCGCTTGGCCGCTACCGCGAGATCGAGGCAGAGAGCGGCATTTCCTTCTATTCCGAGGTCGGCTGCCTCTACGTCGGTCCGGGGAAGGCCGAACAGGACTTTTTTCGCAATGCCATAGCCGTCAGCCGGACGCTCGGCAGCTATATCGAGGCCATCGCGCCGGCGGATCTCGGCCGGCGTTTCCCCTATCTTGCTGTCGATGCCGATTTCTCGGGATATTTCGAGCGCAAGCGCGCCGGGCATATCAACCCGCGGGCGCTGGTGCGGGCGCAGGCGCGCCTTGCCGAACGGGGCGGCGTCTCTCTGATCGAGGAAACCGTGACATCGGTGCGCGACGCGGGTTCGCATGTCGAGGTGACGGCCGGCGGCAGAAACTACAGAACCGAGCGGGTGCTGGTCGCGGCCGGCGGCTTCAGCAATTTCCACACCCTGCTGCCGCGTCCTGTCGATACCAGGGTCGTGGGGCGCACGGTTGCCTTCTACGAAATGGGCGAGCGCGAGATGGCGATCTTCGGCAATATGCCGTCGACCATCGTGTTCGGCGATCGGGAGGAGGACCACATTTATATTCTGCCGCCGGTGCGTTATCCCGACGGCAAGACCTATCTGAAGCTTGGCGGCGATACCGAGGCGCTCTCTTTCCGGAAACTGGAGGATGCCGGCGCGTGGTTCCGATCCGATGGGAGTGCGGCCGAGCGCGATCACCTCTCGCGCATAGCCTTGCAGTTGATGCCTGAGCTTGCCGGCTGTTCGGTTACATCGGGCCCATGCGTGGCGAATTTCACGGCGACCGGTTATCCCTATGCCGGCTTCACCCAATCGCCGCGCATCGGAGTGCTTACCGGCGGCAATTTCGTCGCGGCCAAATCCTCCG
- a CDS encoding lytic transglycosylase domain-containing protein: MKNLIIGAAACFCMLLAGYSFASANDDWGVRAQTIPLKTVDRQSGYAMPDFSTTVPYAALINKYAAEYDVPVALAQAVIRVESNFNPKARGSAGEIGLMQIKPATARMMGYFGTRKGLFDPETNIKYGMKYLAAAHQLGGGETCNTILKYNAGHAATRMNPVSKTYCGKVLAMLD; encoded by the coding sequence ATGAAAAATTTGATTATTGGTGCTGCGGCGTGCTTCTGCATGCTGCTGGCAGGGTATAGCTTTGCCTCGGCGAATGATGACTGGGGTGTCAGGGCGCAAACCATCCCGCTGAAGACCGTCGATCGCCAGAGCGGGTATGCGATGCCGGACTTCTCCACCACCGTTCCCTATGCGGCGCTGATCAACAAATATGCCGCTGAATACGACGTGCCCGTCGCACTTGCCCAGGCCGTCATTCGCGTCGAAAGCAATTTCAATCCGAAAGCGCGGGGCAGCGCCGGCGAAATCGGCCTGATGCAGATCAAGCCGGCAACGGCTCGGATGATGGGCTATTTCGGCACGAGGAAGGGTCTGTTCGACCCCGAGACCAATATCAAATACGGCATGAAATACCTGGCGGCCGCCCATCAGCTCGGCGGCGGGGAGACCTGCAACACCATCCTCAAATACAATGCCGGCCATGCTGCAACTCGCATGAACCCGGTGTCGAAGACCTATTGCGGCAAGGTGCTGGCGATGCTCGACTGA
- a CDS encoding N-acetylmuramoyl-L-alanine amidase gives MTSFEADYRSASVRPSPNHGERAHGRRPDMILLHYTGMPTPEGALDWLCRAESQVSSHYFVHENGDVVQLVPEARRAWHAGKSSWHSETDINSLSIGIEIANAGHPGGLPDYPKEQIVAVIELCRDCVKRWSIAPERVLGHSDVAPVRKVDPGEKFPWGQLHQAGVGHWVEPARITGGRFFQRGDAGQPVEALQSMLSLYGYGTEITGEFSEKTAGDVEAFQRHFRPERVDGIADFSTIDTLHRLLSALPRYS, from the coding sequence ATGACCTCTTTCGAGGCCGATTACCGAAGCGCATCCGTGCGGCCGTCGCCGAACCATGGCGAGCGGGCGCACGGGCGTCGTCCCGATATGATCCTGCTGCATTATACCGGCATGCCGACGCCGGAAGGCGCGCTCGACTGGCTCTGCCGCGCCGAAAGCCAGGTTTCAAGCCACTATTTCGTGCACGAGAACGGCGACGTGGTGCAACTCGTGCCGGAGGCGCGGCGCGCCTGGCATGCGGGCAAGAGCAGCTGGCACAGCGAGACGGACATCAATTCGCTGTCGATCGGCATCGAGATCGCCAATGCCGGCCATCCCGGCGGCCTTCCCGACTATCCGAAAGAGCAGATCGTCGCGGTGATCGAATTGTGTCGCGACTGTGTCAAACGTTGGTCGATCGCGCCGGAACGGGTGCTTGGCCACTCCGATGTCGCCCCGGTCCGCAAGGTCGATCCGGGTGAGAAATTTCCCTGGGGCCAGCTTCATCAGGCGGGCGTCGGGCACTGGGTCGAGCCGGCAAGGATCACCGGCGGGCGCTTCTTCCAGCGTGGCGACGCCGGCCAACCGGTCGAAGCGCTGCAATCGATGTTGTCGCTCTATGGTTACGGCACTGAAATTACGGGTGAATTCTCCGAGAAGACGGCCGGCGACGTGGAAGCCTTCCAGCGCCATTTCCGTCCCGAACGGGTGGACGGGATCGCCGATTTCTCGACCATCGACACGCTGCATCGGCTGCTGTCGGCGCTGCCGCGTTATTCCTGA
- a CDS encoding TerB family tellurite resistance protein, translating to MSFWEKLLNAIGNTAGNALSAVVEAIRTVFEGDPETRRKVAFSVAIIALSAKMAKADGVVSEKEVEAFREIFEFPADQAKNVARLYNLARQDVAGYEAYAERLSSLCVSCAANCPVLEDVLDGLFHIAKADGLVHEKELSFLRHIAEIFQMSETRFEQIAARHVFSDGDPYKVLGVSPSDDFPTIRRRYHGLVSEHHPDRLISRGVPKEFHVIANERMAALNAAYAAIEKERRAA from the coding sequence ATGTCCTTCTGGGAAAAACTGTTGAATGCCATTGGCAATACCGCGGGCAATGCGCTCTCCGCGGTGGTCGAGGCCATCCGGACGGTTTTCGAAGGCGATCCGGAGACACGGCGCAAAGTGGCGTTCTCCGTGGCGATCATCGCGCTTTCGGCCAAGATGGCCAAGGCTGACGGCGTCGTCAGCGAGAAAGAGGTCGAAGCCTTCCGCGAAATCTTCGAGTTTCCGGCGGATCAGGCAAAGAACGTCGCCAGGCTCTATAATCTCGCGCGCCAGGACGTCGCCGGCTACGAAGCCTATGCCGAGCGGCTTTCTTCTCTCTGCGTCAGCTGCGCGGCCAATTGCCCGGTGCTCGAAGACGTGCTCGACGGCCTCTTCCACATCGCCAAGGCCGATGGGCTGGTCCACGAGAAGGAACTGAGTTTCCTCCGTCATATCGCCGAGATCTTCCAGATGAGCGAGACCCGCTTCGAGCAGATCGCCGCCCGCCACGTCTTTTCCGACGGCGATCCCTACAAGGTGCTCGGCGTGTCGCCATCGGATGATTTCCCGACGATCCGCCGCCGCTACCATGGCCTCGTCAGCGAACATCATCCCGATCGGCTGATTTCGCGCGGCGTGCCCAAGGAGTTCCATGTGATCGCCAACGAGCGTATGGCGGCGCTGAACGCGGCCTATGCGGCGATCGAGAAGGAACGCCGCGCCGCATGA
- a CDS encoding pyrophosphate--fructose-6-phosphate 1-phosphotransferase, producing MAKQKVAMLTAGGLAPCLSSAVGGLIERYSDVAPEIDIVAYKSGYQGVLLGDRIEITRDIREKAPLLHRYGGSPIGNSRVKLTNAADCVKRGLVKEGENPLRVAAERLADDGITILHTIGGDDTNTTAADLAAYLAANGYNLTVVGLPKTVDNDVVPIRQSLGAWTAAEVGAHFFDNVSNEQTAAPRTLVIHEVMGRHCGWLTAATARAYLQRTSRNQYVDGLMMDAHLKSIDAVYLPEMAFDLDAEAARLKDIMDRTGHATVFVSEGACLDAIVAEREAAGETVKRDAFGHVKIDTINVGAWFQKQFANLLDAERSLVQKSGYFARSAPANGDDLRLIQSMVDLAVESALNKISGVTGHDEAQNGKLRTIEFPRIKGGKAFDLSTAWFAEVMDNIGQKYKEA from the coding sequence ATGGCCAAACAGAAAGTCGCAATGCTGACCGCCGGAGGCCTGGCGCCCTGTCTTTCCTCCGCCGTCGGCGGCCTGATCGAGCGCTACAGCGACGTCGCACCCGAGATCGACATCGTCGCCTACAAGTCCGGCTACCAGGGCGTACTGCTCGGCGACCGCATCGAGATCACCCGCGACATTCGCGAAAAGGCGCCGCTGCTGCACCGCTACGGCGGCTCGCCGATCGGCAACAGCCGCGTCAAGCTCACCAATGCCGCCGACTGCGTCAAGCGCGGCCTGGTCAAGGAAGGCGAGAACCCGCTCAGGGTCGCCGCCGAACGCCTCGCCGACGACGGCATCACCATTCTCCATACGATCGGCGGCGACGACACTAACACGACAGCTGCCGACCTTGCCGCCTATCTCGCCGCCAACGGCTACAATCTCACTGTCGTCGGCCTGCCGAAAACCGTCGACAACGACGTCGTACCGATCCGCCAGTCGCTCGGCGCCTGGACCGCCGCCGAAGTCGGCGCGCATTTCTTCGACAATGTCAGCAACGAGCAGACGGCAGCACCCCGCACCCTCGTCATCCACGAGGTCATGGGCCGCCATTGCGGATGGCTGACGGCCGCCACCGCCCGCGCCTATCTCCAGCGCACCAGCCGCAACCAGTATGTCGACGGCCTGATGATGGATGCGCATCTGAAGAGCATCGATGCCGTCTACCTGCCTGAAATGGCCTTCGACCTCGATGCCGAGGCCGCGCGCCTGAAGGACATCATGGACCGTACCGGCCACGCCACGGTCTTCGTCTCGGAAGGCGCCTGCCTCGACGCTATCGTCGCCGAGCGCGAAGCCGCCGGCGAGACCGTCAAACGCGACGCCTTCGGCCATGTAAAGATCGACACGATCAATGTCGGCGCCTGGTTCCAGAAGCAGTTCGCCAACCTGCTCGACGCCGAACGTTCCCTCGTGCAGAAGTCGGGCTACTTTGCCCGTTCGGCCCCGGCCAACGGCGACGATCTCAGGCTGATCCAGAGCATGGTCGATCTCGCCGTCGAGAGCGCCCTCAATAAGATCTCCGGCGTCACCGGTCACGATGAAGCCCAGAACGGTAAATTGCGCACTATAGAATTCCCGCGCATCAAGGGCGGCAAGG